TTCAGTTTATGACTACACTGGAGTTGGCCAATTGGAATATGAAGCACTAAGAGATGCCCCCTCAGTAGGGTCATATCTTCATCAAAACATTAAAGGGCAATATCCTTATGAAAAAGTAGGCTAATGGCATTATCCATAAATCAAAAGCTTAAGCGAATAGAGATATCCAGTTTTGAACTGGACAATGAAATCGTTTTTAATTACTTCGATAATCTTCCTGCAGCTGAACGAGATGAAAAGCTTATACGTGCTATCTATATTGGTGTTTTGGCTTTAATGGAAGATCGAATTTCAGCTTTCTTGTCTAAAACCAGCAATGAACTAGGAACAGAACTGGAAAGTTTAAAAATGATCTTCGAAATGAAGAAAGAGCTTTTCTATAAATCGACTATAAAAGGAGTCCTTGCTGAGGATGAAATAGCGGAATTTCTCAATCAATACTTTTCGGATAGAAAACTAAAAGACAGAGCTGTTCTTACAGGGAATACTGCAGGAAATCTACCTAAAAACAAAACTGGTGACATCATTTGCGAAATAGACGGTAATTCTGAGTTGAAGATTGCTATAGAGTGTAAATTTGATAAAAGTATACGTCTCGGAGATATTGATAGCAAAGAAATATTCACCAGAAAAACTGATACGGCTTGGAGCCAATTAATAGAAGCTCAAGCCAACCGTGATTCCAAAGTAAGCCTGATAGTCTTTGATATTTCTTTAGTGGATAATTCTATACTTAAAAACTTTGAAAATGTCGGTTTCATTCCTGGTATAGGTTTGGTTGCAATTATCAATTCTCAAAAAGGAGACTATTCGAATCTTGCTATTGCATATATGCTTGCAAGGGACATTGCTTTGAATTCAAGAGAAATCGAGCTGGATAAAGATTTGTTAAATGCTCTCGTTAACAGGATTATTAAGGACATTAATGAAGTACTCACAATAAAGGACTTAGTTCAGAAGAATATTGATAATAATAAATCAATTTTAAAACAGCTTGAAAAGTCTTTACTTCTGATGGAATTTAATCAAGAATATTTGAAGAAATTCTTGAAAGATGGTACACTTTCCAAAAAGGATTTGCTCGACTTTTATACAGGAGAAGATATCAAAGATAAATTTAGATTGGTCGAAAAAGACATCAACGAAATATAACCATGTCAGACAGCCACACACATTGCCAAGCCGTTCAAAGCAGCCGCACCAGCCAAAGCTTGTCAAAGAGTGTGTCTGCGCCAACGCACGGACAAAAAAAGTACGACCGCACAACATTGTGTATAAGCAATAGCGGGTTTAGTGCTATTTTGAAACGTAAAACTATAAATCAAAGGTCGGTGCTATCTGACAGTTTAGTGGATTAAAAACCGCTACTGCTCATACACGAGACCGTTATGTGGTAATTTAAAAAAATAAACTATGGAGAATTTTGATATTTTTTTTGAAAATAACCTTATCAATAATAGGTTCACAAATGATAGAAATTTTTATAAATATTTTGAAACATTTGTCTTAAAATTAATTGAAAATATACTTCAAAAAGAAGATAAACCATTAATAAAATATCCTGACATAGGCTTAATTTCTGAAAAAAATAAATGTAAATCTTACATTCAACTTGATGCAATTGCTCCTGAAGGAATTAATAATTTGCCAGGACCCACATTAATTGAAATTAAATCAAATCTTTCAACTAAGACAATTCAAAATTTATTTAATTTCAATGAAAATTACGCAAAAGAATTTCAATCATACTTATTTATTATTGGCACTTCTTTATCAAATACGGACAAGAAATTCTTAAAAAATAATCTGACAAAAAGTTTTAACACAAATCTTGAGATATGGGATTTAGATAAAATCAGGGAACTTGCTTCTTTGTCTAATGAACTAAGCAAAAACATCATTAATAATATTGATAATGAAATATTTAATTTAACAATTGAAAATGCAAAAAAGGCATCTAATGACTGGACAAAAGAACGTGATTCTCAAATAGAAAAACTCCAAGTAGCATATAAAAATGATGATATTGTCTTAATGATTGGGGCTGGAGCTTCAAAGGATGCAGGTGTACCTGACTGGGGTGAGTTATTGAAAGATTTAAACTTGTCGATTATTGACAAGCAAATATCGAGTAAATTAAATATTAGCGAAAAAAGTGAACTTGCAGACTCTTTAGTAAGTATGCAAAATGGAGCACCATTGGTTAGTGCCTCATATATAAGAAATGCATTAGGAAATGATTTTGTAACTGAAATTAAAAATTCATTATATAAACATGTCAAACCAACTAAAGACCAACTATTATTGGAAGTAATTGCAAAGTTATCTCGCCCAAGAAGGAAACGTGTTGGTATTGAAGCTATTATAACCTATAATTTTGATGATTTACTAGAAACTCAATTAAAAAAGAACGGCGTTGACTTCAAGAGTATATATAGAGAAGGTGATTTTGAGATTCCAACAAATCTTTCAGTATATCATGTTCATGGTTTCATTCCTAAAAACGCTGATGAATATAAAAATTTAGAGCAATCACTTTTAGTATTTAGTGAAGAAGGGTATCACGAACTGCAATTTGATGCATACTCATGGTCAAATATGGTTCAAATGAAGGCATTAAGAGAAAAAACATGCGTGCTTGTTGGATTATCTGGTGTTGACCCGAATCTGCGGAGATTATTCAGTATTCATTCGAAAAGATTTGATGGTTGTAAACATTATATTCTATTAGAAAGACAATTTAAAGATGAAATAATAAATAAATCAACAAAGTTTCTTGAGTTTTCAAAATTGCATCATAAAATCCAAGAAGATACTTTTCATGAAATCGGCTTAAATGTAATTTGGTATAATAATCATTCAGAAGCACCTAGATTACTTGAGCAATTGGACAAATAGAAAATCGCCACATAATCGAGTAGACTGCCCCGCCAGTCTTGACTGACGGGGAGAGCCTCTCACACCACTGTACGTACGGTTCACGTATACAGCGGTTCGTTAAGAAATGGAGCTATTTTCAGATAATACACAAACATAGGTTCGTAACCGCGTTGTTGCAGACGTTCCACCGTGATGGTGGTTTTCAAAATAGGGCTACAGACAACCGCCCATGTACCCATTCGGCTACGGCTGTGATTGTATGCGTGCTCAAGGTCTACACCCAGACGTATCAGGTTTTTCCGTCTTCGTTCGGGTTTCTTCCATTGTTTCCAGATACAGCATCGCAACCGGTTACGCACCCAACCATCAACATCTTTGAGTTTTTCCTGAATACTTGCCAGGCGGTAGTATTGAAACCAGCCTTGTTGTACTTCTTTCAGTTTGG
This portion of the Petrimonas sulfuriphila genome encodes:
- a CDS encoding KTSC domain-containing protein, translated to MEKEYVQSSNIEAVGYDEDTETLRVWFLNGSVYDYTGVGQLEYEALRDAPSVGSYLHQNIKGQYPYEKVG
- a CDS encoding SIR2 family protein, translating into MENFDIFFENNLINNRFTNDRNFYKYFETFVLKLIENILQKEDKPLIKYPDIGLISEKNKCKSYIQLDAIAPEGINNLPGPTLIEIKSNLSTKTIQNLFNFNENYAKEFQSYLFIIGTSLSNTDKKFLKNNLTKSFNTNLEIWDLDKIRELASLSNELSKNIINNIDNEIFNLTIENAKKASNDWTKERDSQIEKLQVAYKNDDIVLMIGAGASKDAGVPDWGELLKDLNLSIIDKQISSKLNISEKSELADSLVSMQNGAPLVSASYIRNALGNDFVTEIKNSLYKHVKPTKDQLLLEVIAKLSRPRRKRVGIEAIITYNFDDLLETQLKKNGVDFKSIYREGDFEIPTNLSVYHVHGFIPKNADEYKNLEQSLLVFSEEGYHELQFDAYSWSNMVQMKALREKTCVLVGLSGVDPNLRRLFSIHSKRFDGCKHYILLERQFKDEIINKSTKFLEFSKLHHKIQEDTFHEIGLNVIWYNNHSEAPRLLEQLDK